CTCAGACTCTCTTGCTAACGGCTGGTCCTCCCTGGTTACCTGACCGGAGAATACGCTCACGGGTGGGTCACACTCGATAAGTCCTGCGTATCAGGCTTCAAAAAGTTTTCTCTGGTCAAAGGCAGGGGTTCAGCACTTCGTCTGGCCTAAGTACTAATGCTCAACAGGCTAGACTCCCAGTGTCCTTTATGTGTGCCTTAAACACCAAGCCCCTTTTGGTTTCCTGCTTGAGCCCACAATAATGGTCTGGTAACGGGCTACCTATGGTAGAGCCCCTTAAGCTAAGGTTGTTATCAGTGTTCCCTTTTCTCCTGAACACTTTATTCAACCAATAGAGTAACTAGTTAGGGAAAACCAGTAAGACTTCATGTTTGGCTTCacaagtgatatatatatatatatatatatatatttcacaaaACCTTTACAATGACTTTTAATAGTTCTATCTTACCCTATAGCTTTCCTCATTACAGCACTTCAAGGTGTCAATGCCCCACATTCTGCACTCTTCTGGCAATTAAGCCCCTGCCTTCCTCAAATAGAGTTATACAACACATCATTTCCTTCACGTCATGCTGTTCGTTAAACAAAGTTAGATGACACCTTTTCCCCTTCACACATGACGACGACCCACGGTGATGTCTCCTCCCACCTGCTGTTCTACAGCTCTATCAGCTCTGACCCAGGGTGATGTCTCCTCCCACCTGCTGTTCTACAGCTCTATCAGCTCTGACCCACGGTGATGTCTCCTCCCACCTGCTGTTCTACAGCTCTATCAGCTCTGACCCAGGGTGATGTCTCCTCCCACCTGCTGTTCTACAGCTCTATCAGCTCTGACCCACGGTGATGTCTCCTCCCACCTGCTGTTCTACAGCTCTATCAGCTCTGACCCAGGGTGATGTCTCCTCCCACCTGCTGTTCTACAGCTCTATCAGCTCTGACCCACGGTGATGTCTCCTCCCACCTGCTGTTCTACAGCTCTATCAGCTCTGACCCACGGTGATGTCTCCTCCCACCTGCTGTTCTACAGCTCTATCAGCTCTGACCCACGGTGATGTCTCCTCCCACCTGCTGTTCTACAGCTCTATCAGCTCTGACCCAGGGTGATGTCTCCTCCCACCTGCTGTTCTACAGCTCTATCAGCTCTGACCCAGGGTGATGTCTCCTCCCACCTGCTGTTCTACAGCTCTATCAGCTCTGACCCAGGGTGATGTCTCCTCCCACCTGCTGTTCTACAGCTCTATCAGCTCTGACCCACGGTGATGTCTCCTCCCACCTGCTGTTCTACAGCTCTATCAGCTCTGACCCAGGGTGATGTCTCCTCCCACCTGCTGTTCTACAGCTCTATCAGCTCTGACCCACGGTGATGTCTCCTCCCACCTGCTGTTCTACAGCTCTATCAGCTCTGACCCACGGTGATGTCTCCTCCCACCTGCTGTTCTACAGCTCTATCAGCTCTGACCCAGGGTGATGTCTCCTCCCACCTGCTGTTCTACAGCTCTATCAGCTCTGACCCAGGGTGATGTCTCCTCCCACCTGCTGTTCTACAGCTCTATCAGCTCTGACCCACGGTGATGTCTCCTCCCACCTGCTGTTCTACAGCTCTATCAGCTCTGACCCAGGGTGATGTCTCCTCCCACCTGCTGTTCTACAGCTCTATCAGCTCTGACCCAGGGTGATGTCTCCTCCCACCTGCTGTTCTACAGCTCTATCAGCTCTGACCCAGGGTGATGTCTCCTCCCACCTGCTGTTCTACAGCTCTATCAGCTCTGACCCACGGTGATGTCTCCTCCCACCTGCTGTTCTACAGCTCTATCAGCTCTGACCCAGGGTGATGTCTCCTCCCACCTGCTGTTCTACAGCTCTATCAGCTCTGACCCAGGGTGATGTCTCCTCCCACCTGCTGTTCTACAGCTCTATCAGCTCTGACCCAGGGTAATGTCTCCTCCCACCTGCTGTTCTACAGCTCTATCAGCTCTGACCCAGGGTGATGTCTCCTCCCACCTGCTGTTTTACAGCTCTATCAGCTCTGACCCAGGGCTTGAGTTCAACAGGTTGCTTCCATATAAGGTGAACTTCCACCCTCCTGCAGCAGAATATCTGTACTTTTAATGGGTCATGGCTGTATTCCAGCTGCTCGAGGCTGGCTCTTCTTCTGCTGCTGATGATTTTTCTCCTTCTGATTCTTTGTTTTACGACCAGCAGAGTCCTGCTGGGGGACTGGAGGAGTCATTAGGTCACCAGGACTTGGGCCAATCACGACAACCCCTCCATGGAGTCATCCAATGGTTGTGAATCCTGTGACCTTGCCTCGTTCAGTAGGGCATCATGTGAGCTGCTCTATACATTGCATTTCTATATGGAACACTCAGAACATCGCCCCACCCACTTAATAAACCCCTGTTCAAACCCTTGCTATCCTACAAGTTCTCCCTTAAAGTACATAAGTTCAGAATGTGGATATGAGCTCTTCTCCAGCAATTCCAAGTTTGAGCATTCCTCCCCATGGCCTGCCTTTTCCAACACAAACAAAGAGGCCTATTTATAAACTTCATGACTCATTGGTCATGTGCTGCTCTACAGCACCACCAATGGTCTGTGCCGTCTGGCAAACATTTCTAACTGCGTCAAGAGTATAAGAGCTCAGCTCAGAGAGGACATTTGCTGAGAAACCAGAGTTGGGCTACAAGACATTGTAGGCTACCAAGAGTTGAAATGGGTCTTCCAGCTTTGGGTTTGATACCGTTTTTGGGGCCCCTTGCGTTTCCAGTAGCATTGGGAACAGTCGCAGTAGGGGGCTTTATATTGATTAAGGCGATTCATAAGAAACCTTCATATCATTCAGAAAGTCCCATAATAACACGTTCCGTGAAGGTAAAGTCAAATAAAGCTTCTGGAAATGAACCCACTGGAAATGCTGCCAGCAAGAAGACAGAAGGACAGCAGAGCAGCGATGAAACTACCATCATAATTGCTTACGGCCTTGGAGAGGTTGACACTTATAAAAAGTAGGTCTATCATTTTTTTACATATTTCTATCAAGTCTTCTTTACTGAGTACAATGTGCCTTTTTATTCATAAGAGCATGGATAGGCCTACCCTAGGCCATTATTTTCATGATATAATTCCTATTACATTGTATAATTCCTTTTGAATTGACACAAGAATGATGTTAGCCCACTGATACTTCCTGTTCTATCCTCATAAGTATTAAAAAAGGTAGACCATCTCAGTTTGGTCTGGGTAACTTTGGCATGGCAGAGGCAGACCATATTCCACCATTGGCTTCTCTGAGGATAGCCCGAAACCATGAACGACTGGATCATCTCCGACAAGTGAATCCAAGGCTTCATGAGATGATCATGAGCCTTGATTATGACCCAACTGGACAGAACCTGTTAACCATGAGGGTCCTTTACCAGGATCACAGAGATGCGCTGACTACTGGAAACAGCAGGGAATCTCAAGTATCCAGGTGAATGCTTTAGAGTAGGCAACACCTTTTCTGTGTTATCCTGTATGGTTTAGCAGATGTGAAGGAAAATACATTGTCCAGTTAAGGCAGAATAGCAAAAGGGCAaccatgatgatgatgtgtgacgTCGTACATGGCACCGTAGTTATTCTCAGCCATCAAAACATAGGTGTGGTCATCACCTTTTCCGTTGTCATGCTTTCTGTGTTCTAGTCGTCTGCTGGCAGAGACAATCGTAGACGGAGATGCTGCACTTATGCTGAGGAAGGCTTTTATCATGGGTCATCCTATATCTTCCCGGCAGCTCAGAGAAGACGCAGGTAAAGACATGGATTATTTCCCTGTTCCCTCATCTTACAGTAGACACTGTAGAT
The sequence above is a segment of the Oncorhynchus gorbuscha isolate QuinsamMale2020 ecotype Even-year linkage group LG16, OgorEven_v1.0, whole genome shotgun sequence genome. Coding sequences within it:
- the LOC123999386 gene encoding uncharacterized protein LOC123999386; amino-acid sequence: MGLPALGLIPFLGPLAFPVALGTVAVGGFILIKAIHKKPSYHSESPIITRSVKVKSNKASGNEPTGNAASKKTEGQQSSDETTIIIAYGLGEVDTYKNIKKGRPSQFGLGNFGMAEADHIPPLASLRIARNHERLDHLRQVNPRLHEMIMSLDYDPTGQNLLTMRVLYQDHRDALTTGNSRESQVSSRLLAETIVDGDAALMLRKAFIMGHPISSRQLREDAGLAATYTDGNIDMSDEGTRHYYRYGYIELVEAYHREGIINEHQAKMLISWVESEMHLDRDTQEYKEILDYIKRHVRVFRW